A genomic segment from Dietzia psychralcaliphila encodes:
- a CDS encoding MerR family transcriptional regulator has protein sequence MTRNNGLTVGAVADLVGVSVRTLHHWDRIGLAPASGRTWSDYRVYDDDDVARIHRVLVYRELGLPLAQIGVLLDDPDVDEGAHLSRQRDLLVDRISHLQEMVSAVDRLKEAIAVNTPLTPADRAEIFGTDWNEDWQAEAQQQWGDTPQWEQSQQRTSTMSKEDWRRVKADTDSLNSDLAAAKRAGVDPASPEATELVERHRASISTFYDCTRSMQVLLARMYRQDPRFSETYDSLEPGLTEWIEAAVEADARAHGIDPDAATWD, from the coding sequence ATGACGAGGAACAACGGGCTCACCGTGGGTGCGGTCGCCGACCTCGTCGGCGTGAGCGTCCGGACCCTGCACCACTGGGACCGGATCGGGCTGGCGCCGGCGAGTGGGCGGACGTGGTCGGACTACCGGGTCTATGACGACGACGACGTCGCGCGCATCCACCGGGTGCTGGTCTATCGCGAGCTGGGCCTACCGCTGGCCCAGATCGGTGTGCTGCTCGACGACCCCGACGTCGACGAGGGCGCCCACCTGTCCCGGCAGCGCGACCTGCTCGTCGACCGCATCTCACACCTGCAGGAGATGGTCTCCGCAGTGGACCGCCTGAAGGAGGCGATCGCAGTGAACACACCATTGACACCCGCGGACCGGGCCGAGATCTTCGGCACCGACTGGAACGAGGACTGGCAGGCCGAGGCGCAGCAGCAGTGGGGCGACACCCCGCAGTGGGAACAGTCCCAACAGCGCACGAGCACGATGTCCAAGGAGGACTGGCGCCGGGTCAAGGCCGACACGGATTCCCTGAACTCCGACCTGGCCGCCGCCAAGCGGGCCGGGGTGGACCCCGCCTCGCCCGAGGCCACGGAGCTGGTCGAGCGGCATCGCGCGTCCATCTCGACGTTCTACGACTGCACGCGTTCGATGCAGGTGCTGCTGGCGCGCATGTACCGGCAGGACCCGCGCTTCAGCGAGACGTACGACTCGCTCGAACCGGGTCTGACCGAGTGGATCGAGGCCGCTGTCGAGGCGGACGCCCGGGCGCACGGGATAGACCCCGACGCCGCCACCTGGGACTGA
- a CDS encoding succinic semialdehyde dehydrogenase codes for MSRPTPRVYDRLRDLVAIPEFRADPSSRESAVIEEVFTGEPLAEIPAGTAEDVVAAVERARAAQVAWADREPADRVAVLKRFASLVMRNREQLMDIVQAETGKSRASAQEEVLDCLITARHYAKTAPALLAPKRVQGMLPGLTKAVVRRHPKGVVGVIAPWNYPLNLAATDALAALAAGNAVVIKPASLTPFCALAAADMLYRAGLPRDLFQVVPGSGRTVGGAIVENVDYLMFTGSTDTGRTLGRQCGERLIGFSAELGGKNAMIVAAGADLDEVAEVATRAFFSNSGQLCISVERVYVERSVAPQLIEKLTARVRSMSVGPGYDFEAEMGSLISRDQLDTVSAHVDDAVAKGARVLAGGRPRPDLGPLFYEPTLLADVPEDATCFGEETFGPVVSIYSVDSVDEAVAKANDTEYGLNSSVFAASDAEGEEIAARLRTGTVNVGEGYVAGWGSIAGPMGGMGASGVGRRHGDEGLLKYTEAQTIATQRVMHLGGPSFLPRNRWQKMLAPATDAMRFLPGR; via the coding sequence ATGAGCCGACCCACACCCCGTGTCTACGACCGTCTCCGCGACCTCGTCGCGATCCCCGAGTTCCGCGCCGATCCGTCCAGTCGGGAGTCAGCCGTCATCGAGGAGGTCTTCACCGGCGAACCACTCGCGGAGATCCCCGCGGGGACCGCGGAGGACGTGGTGGCGGCCGTGGAGCGGGCCCGCGCCGCCCAGGTGGCGTGGGCCGATCGTGAGCCCGCTGACCGGGTCGCCGTGCTCAAGCGGTTCGCGTCCCTGGTCATGCGCAATCGCGAGCAGCTCATGGACATCGTCCAGGCGGAGACCGGCAAGAGCCGGGCCTCGGCACAGGAAGAGGTCCTGGACTGCCTCATCACCGCGCGCCACTACGCCAAGACCGCTCCGGCGCTACTCGCGCCCAAGCGGGTCCAGGGCATGCTCCCGGGCCTGACCAAGGCCGTGGTCCGGCGTCATCCCAAGGGAGTCGTGGGCGTGATCGCGCCGTGGAACTACCCGCTCAACCTCGCCGCCACGGACGCACTGGCGGCACTGGCCGCGGGCAACGCCGTGGTGATCAAGCCCGCCTCCCTCACGCCGTTCTGCGCCCTCGCCGCAGCCGACATGCTCTACCGCGCGGGTCTGCCCCGCGACCTGTTCCAGGTGGTCCCCGGTTCGGGTCGCACCGTGGGCGGGGCGATCGTGGAGAACGTGGACTATCTCATGTTCACCGGCTCCACCGACACGGGGCGCACGCTCGGCCGCCAGTGCGGCGAGCGGCTGATCGGCTTCTCCGCCGAGCTGGGCGGCAAGAACGCCATGATCGTCGCGGCGGGCGCGGACCTCGACGAGGTCGCCGAGGTGGCCACCCGTGCGTTCTTCTCCAACTCCGGCCAACTCTGCATCTCCGTGGAGCGGGTGTACGTGGAGAGGTCCGTGGCTCCGCAGCTCATCGAGAAGCTCACCGCCCGCGTCCGGTCCATGAGCGTCGGACCGGGCTACGACTTCGAGGCCGAGATGGGCAGCCTCATCTCCCGCGACCAGCTGGACACCGTCTCCGCGCACGTGGACGACGCCGTGGCCAAGGGTGCCCGCGTCCTGGCCGGTGGGCGCCCCCGCCCGGATCTCGGGCCCCTCTTCTACGAGCCGACGCTGCTGGCCGACGTCCCGGAGGACGCCACCTGTTTCGGCGAGGAGACGTTCGGCCCGGTCGTGTCGATCTACTCGGTCGACTCGGTGGACGAGGCGGTGGCCAAGGCCAACGACACCGAGTACGGGCTCAACTCATCGGTGTTCGCGGCATCCGACGCGGAGGGCGAGGAGATCGCCGCGAGGCTGCGGACCGGCACCGTCAACGTCGGTGAGGGCTACGTCGCCGGCTGGGGTTCGATCGCGGGCCCGATGGGTGGCATGGGTGCCTCGGGGGTCGGCCGCAGGCACGGCGACGAGGGGCTCCTCAAGTACACCGAGGCGCAGACCATCGCCACGCAGCGCGTCATGCACCTGGGCGGGCCCTCGTTCCTGCCCCGGAACCGGTGGCAGAAGATGCTCGCCCCCGCTACGGACGCGATGCGGTTCCTGCCCGGCCGGTAA
- a CDS encoding copper resistance CopC family protein, whose amino-acid sequence MRGRVASTALALTLAAGVAAPATVLAPVAAAHSVLVSVDPQDGATLETSPDQVTLTFNEEINQMFASVAVTTGSDRANLVVGEPTVEGPVVTVALDDLADGPYTVGYRVTSADGHVVSGTSVFTVQAGEAGSGETAIGATGDSAEDQVGDQSDPAGNQTADQTSGEESGGIDPALWVVAGLAVLLIGGAFVLLRRGK is encoded by the coding sequence ATGCGGGGGCGGGTGGCCTCCACGGCGCTCGCCCTCACCCTGGCCGCCGGTGTCGCCGCTCCGGCCACCGTCCTCGCCCCGGTCGCCGCAGCGCACTCGGTCCTGGTCTCCGTGGACCCACAGGACGGGGCGACGCTCGAGACCTCGCCCGATCAGGTCACGTTGACGTTCAACGAGGAGATCAACCAGATGTTCGCCTCGGTGGCCGTGACCACCGGCAGCGACCGGGCCAACCTCGTCGTGGGAGAGCCCACGGTGGAGGGTCCGGTCGTCACCGTGGCGCTCGACGACCTGGCGGACGGCCCCTACACCGTCGGCTACCGGGTCACCTCGGCCGACGGCCACGTCGTGAGCGGCACCTCGGTCTTCACCGTGCAGGCCGGGGAGGCCGGGTCCGGGGAGACCGCCATCGGCGCCACCGGCGATTCGGCCGAAGACCAGGTGGGCGACCAGTCCGACCCTGCCGGGAACCAGACCGCCGACCAGACCTCGGGCGAGGAGTCCGGCGGCATCGACCCCGCACTGTGGGTCGTGGCCGGCCTGGCCGTCCTGCTGATCGGCGGCGCGTTCGTGCTGCTGCGCCGCGGAAAATAG
- a CDS encoding DUF6474 family protein: protein MGKLTTYRDKRAELRAHASALKSTAMTEAKLAAKETRRKAREAHRVDLAEARKRAKLEGKNADRKAKREAKRAKRQDALAQKASKRGRKAEKAMSKQERATIKREAKFVAKDRKAAEKIEAAGRKHEYQLAEMELKKLEGTKLGKEDVQRWLSVAKVATPVLLPMLYKLVSNAQGSAGRPADVGAVDLKAAGIDATGPGAALGARIVRLEQTLDQLEVGRRGDRQVEDFISSTRTRLKDLRTAVETAETTPTSQRREVHSAISGELDRVNKDVLARLGVTP from the coding sequence ATGGGCAAGCTGACGACCTACCGCGACAAGCGCGCCGAACTCCGTGCCCACGCTTCCGCGCTCAAGTCCACCGCCATGACCGAGGCCAAGCTCGCCGCCAAGGAGACGAGGCGCAAGGCCAGGGAGGCGCACCGCGTCGACCTGGCCGAGGCCAGGAAGCGCGCGAAGCTGGAGGGCAAGAACGCGGACCGCAAGGCCAAGCGTGAGGCCAAGCGGGCCAAGCGGCAGGACGCACTCGCCCAGAAGGCCTCCAAGCGTGGCCGCAAGGCCGAGAAGGCCATGTCCAAGCAGGAGCGTGCCACCATCAAGCGCGAGGCCAAGTTCGTGGCCAAGGACCGCAAGGCGGCCGAGAAGATCGAGGCGGCCGGCCGGAAGCACGAGTACCAGCTCGCCGAGATGGAGCTGAAGAAGCTCGAGGGCACCAAGCTCGGCAAGGAGGACGTGCAGCGCTGGCTGAGCGTGGCCAAGGTCGCCACCCCGGTCCTGCTGCCGATGCTCTACAAGCTCGTGTCCAACGCGCAGGGTTCCGCCGGCAGACCCGCCGACGTCGGCGCCGTGGACCTCAAGGCGGCCGGTATCGATGCCACCGGTCCCGGCGCGGCCCTCGGTGCCCGCATCGTCCGGCTGGAGCAGACCCTCGACCAGCTCGAGGTCGGCCGACGCGGCGACCGTCAGGTCGAGGACTTCATCTCCTCCACCCGGACGCGTCTCAAGGACCTGCGCACGGCCGTCGAGACGGCCGAGACCACCCCGACCTCCCAGCGCCGCGAGGTGCACTCCGCCATCTCGGGTGAACTCGACCGGGTCAACAAGGACGTGCTCGCCCGCCTCGGCGTCACCCCGTGA
- a CDS encoding TM0106 family RecB-like putative nuclease: MDGARNRSSGALDGAVAGPASGARCLHRVARERDAGPSWWRTAPLDEGVRLRAMAAADRRAGLRVRALRNARADARVVDVVGDHWTDLPGDVPGDDDEAVTRDALTEGATLVWGAALPADPDTGRAGLRCTLAAVPGGGYAPVLVVNHKVVDPRRSRRSAGALVTRLLDWDPAPDPTLRLRRHPADLDRLVHAWHLLDVLGHASPDPVGAVLGLGSARAVVHDLGPVLAAADRNHATRLAVLRGELATEPSRIGECRTCPWWEGWDDRGTPVAGCRDRLVISDDVSLVVGGGQVGPVRAAGIRTVAALAEAGPERPPDWNGEPFSDAVLRARAHRDGEVVVPKVARPTIPRADIEVDVDLESHLDDGAYLWGTLLTLRDGRRLEAEGYRSFATWARLPDPDEGRSFAEFWRWLTGIRDRAAGQGRTFRAYCYSRSAENAWMLSTATRFGPDGTAAVVKGVPSVAEVRTFISSPQWVDVHEAVATQFVSTSGLGLKVVAPVAGFHWRDPDAGGEASIGWYRDAQASRGVERDSGRARILAYNEDDVRATRAVREWISGGF; encoded by the coding sequence ATGGACGGTGCCCGGAACAGATCGAGTGGGGCCCTCGACGGTGCGGTGGCGGGACCGGCCTCGGGGGCCAGGTGTCTGCACCGCGTGGCCCGGGAGCGGGACGCGGGCCCGTCGTGGTGGCGGACGGCGCCACTGGACGAGGGCGTGCGGCTGCGGGCGATGGCCGCCGCGGATCGCCGCGCCGGGCTCCGTGTGCGTGCGCTTCGGAACGCCCGCGCCGACGCGCGGGTGGTGGACGTGGTGGGAGACCACTGGACGGATCTGCCGGGTGACGTCCCCGGCGACGACGACGAGGCGGTGACCCGGGATGCGCTGACCGAGGGGGCGACTCTGGTGTGGGGCGCCGCCCTGCCCGCCGATCCCGACACGGGGAGAGCTGGTCTGCGCTGCACGCTCGCGGCGGTGCCGGGCGGGGGGTACGCCCCCGTCCTGGTGGTGAACCACAAGGTCGTGGACCCGCGGCGGAGCCGGCGATCGGCGGGGGCGCTGGTGACCCGTCTGCTCGACTGGGATCCCGCCCCCGATCCGACGCTGCGGCTTCGTCGTCATCCGGCGGATCTGGACCGTCTGGTCCACGCGTGGCACCTCCTCGACGTGCTGGGGCACGCTTCCCCCGACCCGGTCGGGGCCGTGCTCGGACTGGGGTCCGCGCGCGCGGTGGTCCACGATCTCGGTCCGGTCCTGGCCGCGGCCGACCGGAACCACGCCACGCGCCTGGCCGTGCTCCGGGGCGAGCTGGCCACTGAGCCCAGCCGGATCGGCGAGTGCCGCACCTGCCCGTGGTGGGAGGGCTGGGACGACCGGGGGACGCCCGTGGCGGGGTGCCGCGACCGGCTGGTCATCTCCGACGACGTGAGCCTCGTCGTGGGCGGTGGGCAGGTGGGACCGGTGCGCGCGGCGGGTATCCGCACGGTGGCGGCACTCGCGGAGGCCGGGCCGGAGCGTCCGCCGGACTGGAACGGTGAACCGTTCTCCGACGCGGTGTTGCGGGCCCGCGCGCACCGGGACGGCGAGGTGGTCGTGCCCAAGGTGGCCCGCCCGACCATCCCACGCGCGGACATCGAGGTGGACGTGGATCTGGAGAGCCACCTGGACGACGGCGCCTACCTGTGGGGGACCCTTCTCACCCTGCGGGACGGGCGTCGCCTCGAAGCGGAGGGCTACCGGTCGTTCGCGACCTGGGCCCGGCTACCGGATCCGGACGAGGGCCGCTCGTTCGCCGAGTTCTGGCGCTGGCTCACCGGCATCCGGGACAGGGCCGCGGGGCAGGGGCGCACCTTCCGCGCCTACTGCTACTCGAGGTCCGCCGAGAACGCCTGGATGCTCTCGACCGCCACCAGGTTCGGGCCGGACGGAACCGCAGCCGTGGTCAAGGGCGTCCCCTCGGTGGCAGAGGTGCGCACGTTCATCTCCTCGCCGCAGTGGGTCGACGTCCACGAGGCGGTGGCGACCCAGTTCGTCTCCACCTCCGGGCTCGGGCTCAAGGTGGTGGCGCCGGTGGCGGGGTTCCACTGGCGCGACCCGGACGCCGGGGGTGAGGCGTCGATCGGTTGGTACCGGGATGCACAGGCCTCGAGAGGGGTGGAGCGGGACTCGGGCAGAGCGCGGATCCTCGCCTACAACGAGGACGACGTCCGCGCGACCCGGGCTGTGCGCGAGTGGATTTCGGGCGGATTCTAA
- a CDS encoding SDR family NAD(P)-dependent oxidoreductase: MDIKGASVIVTGAASGLGNATARSFAEKGAIVFGLDLQQSIDKAVEQGIDEGITLIPADVTSEDDVKAAIAKATEAAPLRVVVNCAGIAPAARIVSKKGVHALDLFQTCISVNLVGTFNVLRLAAEAMSTQDTVDEDGQRGVIINTASVAAYEGQVGQIAYAASKGGVYSMGICAARDLAQFGIRVNTIAPGTIETPMLRGLTEEFQKTLEASIPFPSRLGRPSDYAQLANAIVEQDYLNGESFRMDGALRMAPR, from the coding sequence GTGGACATCAAGGGTGCATCCGTCATCGTCACCGGCGCCGCCTCCGGCCTGGGCAACGCCACCGCGCGCTCGTTCGCCGAGAAGGGCGCGATCGTCTTTGGCCTCGACCTCCAGCAGTCCATCGACAAGGCCGTCGAGCAGGGCATCGACGAGGGGATCACCCTCATCCCCGCCGACGTGACCAGCGAGGACGACGTCAAGGCCGCCATCGCCAAGGCCACCGAGGCCGCCCCGCTGCGCGTCGTGGTCAACTGCGCCGGCATCGCCCCGGCCGCCCGCATCGTCTCCAAGAAGGGCGTGCACGCGCTGGACCTGTTCCAGACCTGCATCTCGGTGAACCTGGTGGGCACCTTCAACGTGCTGCGTCTGGCCGCCGAGGCCATGTCCACCCAGGACACGGTGGACGAGGACGGCCAGCGCGGCGTCATCATCAACACCGCCTCCGTGGCCGCGTATGAGGGCCAGGTCGGCCAGATCGCCTACGCAGCGTCCAAGGGCGGCGTGTACTCGATGGGCATCTGCGCGGCTCGCGACCTCGCCCAGTTCGGTATCCGGGTCAACACCATCGCCCCCGGCACCATCGAGACCCCGATGCTCCGCGGCCTCACCGAGGAGTTCCAGAAGACCCTCGAGGCCTCGATCCCGTTCCCGTCGCGCCTCGGGCGCCCCTCGGACTACGCACAGCTGGCCAACGCGATCGTCGAGCAGGACTACCTCAACGGCGAGAGCTTCCGCATGGACGGCGCCCTCCGGATGGCCCCGCGCTAG
- a CDS encoding neutral/alkaline non-lysosomal ceramidase N-terminal domain-containing protein, with the protein MSHHATDRHGAGHRGVRRRSVLGGAAALGGVAALHSLLPAVSSAQTTRMYVGRGIGDMTGESLGAGMNGYADTEQHSVGLHLRQRARAFVFADSPSSARFLHVTAEIGLIFQSIHQEVLRRLAAEFGDTYHEGNVVITATHTHSAAGGTSGHPMVDLSMLGFRPVTFDANCAGIVDAVRMAHHDLAPSGVGVTTGQLHDAGVNRSRGSFDRDTPGERAHFPTGIDPRSQSLQITRGERLVGVLNWFASHATSMTAANTLSSSDNKGYAAWHWEREVAGQDYLAGGAPALVTAFAQTNPGDVSPNLDLEPGRGPTPDEWLNTRINGERQFAAARDQVGRGVRPLGGGIDVRHRWVDMSAVDVRPEFTGDGRTHRTAVAALGAAFAAGSQEDGGGAEELPFNEGDRGGNPEIKAISEVVIPAWLREAHGAKDVLLPVGLVPHAIQRVYPFHLVRLGGHYLFSLGFEPTVVAGLRLRRTLASELGVPEDHVTVQGYSNAYGHYVTTPEEYSAQNYEGGATAFGPWTLPAIQQVAADLARSMRSGTPLDPGVSERDLTGQIPVSPLGNPLVDTPAPLRNFGDVLDPPLPGYRTGQRVAVRFSGTNPNSDLRRGDTYLAVERRDGSRWIRVHDDGDWSTMIVFEGLLTVTNALVTWDIPPGTPAGVYRVVYTASGRGIDGRLFPVRGESPAFDVR; encoded by the coding sequence ATGTCTCACCACGCCACCGACCGCCACGGGGCCGGTCACCGCGGAGTCAGGCGACGTTCCGTTCTGGGCGGGGCCGCCGCCCTCGGCGGGGTGGCGGCGTTGCACTCGCTCCTGCCGGCCGTCTCGTCCGCACAGACCACCCGGATGTACGTGGGACGGGGCATCGGTGACATGACCGGGGAGTCCCTCGGGGCGGGGATGAACGGCTACGCCGACACCGAGCAGCACTCCGTAGGACTGCATCTCCGGCAGAGGGCACGGGCGTTCGTCTTTGCCGACTCGCCGTCGTCTGCCCGGTTCCTGCACGTGACCGCCGAGATCGGGTTGATCTTCCAGTCCATCCACCAGGAGGTCCTCCGGCGCCTGGCCGCCGAGTTCGGCGACACCTACCACGAGGGCAACGTCGTGATCACGGCCACGCACACTCACTCCGCCGCCGGCGGCACGTCCGGTCACCCGATGGTCGACCTCTCGATGCTCGGGTTCCGACCCGTCACCTTCGACGCCAACTGCGCCGGGATCGTGGACGCCGTCCGTATGGCTCACCATGACCTCGCGCCGTCCGGCGTCGGGGTCACCACGGGGCAGCTGCACGACGCCGGCGTCAACCGCTCCCGCGGCTCCTTCGACCGGGACACCCCCGGTGAACGCGCCCACTTCCCCACCGGCATCGACCCCCGGTCGCAATCCCTGCAGATCACCCGGGGCGAGCGCCTGGTCGGAGTGCTCAACTGGTTCGCCTCCCATGCCACCTCCATGACCGCCGCCAACACGCTCTCCTCCTCGGACAACAAGGGATACGCCGCCTGGCACTGGGAGCGCGAGGTAGCCGGTCAGGACTACCTGGCCGGAGGCGCACCGGCCCTGGTCACCGCCTTCGCCCAGACCAACCCCGGGGACGTCAGCCCCAACCTCGACCTCGAGCCCGGGCGCGGTCCGACGCCCGACGAGTGGCTCAACACCCGCATCAACGGCGAGCGACAGTTCGCCGCCGCCCGCGACCAGGTGGGCCGGGGCGTACGACCGCTCGGAGGCGGGATCGACGTCCGTCACCGCTGGGTCGACATGTCGGCGGTCGATGTGCGGCCGGAGTTCACCGGCGATGGTCGCACGCACCGCACCGCCGTGGCCGCGCTCGGCGCGGCGTTCGCCGCCGGCAGCCAGGAGGACGGCGGGGGCGCCGAGGAGTTGCCCTTCAACGAGGGCGACCGGGGCGGGAACCCGGAGATCAAGGCCATCTCCGAGGTCGTGATCCCCGCCTGGCTGCGGGAAGCACACGGCGCCAAGGACGTCCTGCTGCCCGTCGGTCTGGTGCCGCACGCCATCCAGCGCGTGTACCCGTTCCACCTGGTCCGGCTGGGCGGGCACTACCTGTTCAGTCTGGGCTTCGAGCCGACCGTCGTGGCGGGACTGCGCCTGCGCCGCACGCTGGCGTCCGAACTCGGCGTCCCCGAGGACCACGTCACGGTGCAGGGGTACTCCAACGCCTACGGGCACTACGTCACGACCCCGGAGGAGTACTCGGCCCAGAACTACGAGGGCGGGGCCACCGCGTTCGGTCCGTGGACGCTGCCCGCCATCCAGCAGGTGGCCGCCGACCTGGCGCGCTCGATGCGGTCGGGGACCCCTCTGGATCCGGGGGTCTCCGAGCGCGACCTCACCGGACAGATCCCCGTCTCCCCGCTGGGTAACCCGCTCGTGGACACCCCGGCGCCGCTGCGGAACTTCGGCGACGTACTCGACCCGCCCCTGCCCGGGTACCGGACGGGGCAGCGGGTCGCGGTCAGGTTCTCCGGCACCAACCCCAACTCCGACCTGCGTCGGGGCGACACCTACCTCGCCGTGGAGCGCCGGGACGGCAGCCGGTGGATCCGGGTCCACGACGACGGCGACTGGTCCACCATGATCGTGTTCGAGGGCCTGCTCACGGTGACGAACGCCCTCGTCACCTGGGACATCCCGCCGGGCACACCGGCCGGCGTCTACCGTGTGGTCTACACCGCCTCCGGTCGCGGTATCGACGGCAGGTTGTTCCCCGTGCGGGGGGAGAGTCCGGCCTTCGACGTGCGCTGA